In Pseudofrankia saprophytica, one genomic interval encodes:
- a CDS encoding SDR family NAD(P)-dependent oxidoreductase gives MTAHITDFAGKVVVITGGAAGIGRALAEAFARAGAVLVLSDIEKNALDATVAALAGATGAELSGVVADVSDADSVEALAEEVFRRHGRTHVLVNNAGVGPPSAKVWETTPNDWRWTFGVNVYGVANGIRSFVPRMIASGEPGHVVNTSSGDGAVAPMPSASVYAASKAAVSILTECLGAQLAEEGHPIAVSLFLPSGKGLLDTGLWTSDRNRPAELAREKPRSTPAMTVATLVESAAKVGKEIPVQPLEELADDVLRGIRAGEYCLMLGRDEATATLRERAERFGAGQNPTETGHNLLPV, from the coding sequence GTGACCGCCCACATCACCGACTTCGCCGGCAAGGTCGTCGTCATCACCGGCGGGGCCGCGGGCATCGGCCGGGCGCTCGCCGAGGCCTTCGCCCGCGCCGGCGCCGTCCTGGTGCTCTCCGACATCGAGAAGAACGCGCTCGACGCCACCGTCGCGGCCCTCGCCGGGGCGACCGGCGCCGAGCTCAGCGGTGTCGTCGCCGACGTGTCGGACGCGGACTCGGTCGAGGCCCTCGCCGAGGAGGTGTTCCGCCGCCACGGGCGCACCCACGTGCTGGTGAACAACGCCGGTGTCGGGCCGCCGTCGGCGAAGGTCTGGGAGACGACGCCGAACGACTGGCGCTGGACCTTCGGCGTCAACGTCTACGGCGTCGCCAACGGCATCCGCTCGTTCGTCCCGCGCATGATCGCGTCCGGGGAGCCCGGCCACGTCGTGAACACCTCGTCCGGCGACGGCGCGGTCGCGCCGATGCCGAGCGCGTCGGTGTACGCGGCGAGCAAGGCGGCCGTGTCGATCCTCACCGAGTGCCTCGGCGCGCAGCTCGCCGAGGAGGGCCACCCGATCGCGGTGTCGCTGTTCCTGCCGTCCGGCAAGGGTCTGCTCGACACCGGCCTGTGGACCTCCGATCGCAACCGCCCGGCGGAGCTCGCCAGGGAGAAGCCGCGGTCGACGCCGGCGATGACGGTGGCGACGCTCGTCGAGTCGGCGGCGAAGGTCGGCAAGGAGATCCCGGTCCAGCCGCTCGAGGAGCTCGCCGACGATGTGCTGCGCGGCATCCGGGCCGGCGAGTACTGCCTCATGCTCGGCCGGGACGAGGCCACCGCCACCCTGCGCGAACGGGCCGAGCGGTTCGGCGCCGGCCAGAACCCGACCGAGACCGGCCACAACCTGCTGCCGGTCTGA
- a CDS encoding amidohydrolase family protein — protein sequence MSDKYLLISTDTHAGLPPEQYREYIDPQYRPAFDEALAADVTAAALVSEDDHQKFLAEWNSEIGDHGGMEGAWDATIRTKEMDAEGVAAEVVFPDADAAGVGGVSASPFGSGLGSSGDSDPVLVMAGAQAHNRWAAEFCQHDPERRFGIAIVPALHDVAAAVAEAEWAAEHGLRGGIMIPTKWGSYPAYNDPVYDPLWSVCAEAGLVVHTHSGVGPTDYTWAPGFLSIYATEAYWWAARPLWALLLGGVFERHPKLRYALAENGAWWVPDILTRMDAKWEGDHSTRKFGPKTFRDGMTMKPSDYYNRNVWMASSVMGRVEVERRHEIGVERLMWGHDYPHPEGTWPRTREWLRDRFSDVPVADTRRILGLNAAELYGFDLEKLAPVVDRIGLTVEDIHGQGAAA from the coding sequence ATGAGCGACAAATACCTGCTCATCTCCACGGACACGCACGCCGGGCTGCCTCCCGAGCAGTACCGCGAGTACATCGATCCCCAGTACCGGCCGGCGTTCGACGAGGCGCTCGCCGCGGACGTCACGGCCGCGGCGCTGGTGAGCGAGGACGACCACCAGAAGTTCCTGGCCGAGTGGAACTCCGAGATCGGTGACCACGGCGGCATGGAAGGCGCCTGGGACGCGACCATCCGCACCAAGGAGATGGACGCCGAGGGCGTGGCGGCCGAGGTGGTCTTCCCGGACGCGGACGCCGCCGGCGTCGGTGGGGTCTCGGCGTCCCCCTTCGGCTCCGGGCTCGGCTCGTCCGGGGACAGCGACCCGGTGCTGGTGATGGCCGGCGCCCAGGCGCACAACCGATGGGCGGCCGAGTTCTGCCAGCACGACCCGGAGCGGCGCTTCGGCATCGCGATCGTCCCGGCGCTGCACGACGTCGCGGCGGCGGTGGCCGAGGCCGAGTGGGCGGCCGAGCATGGTCTGCGCGGCGGCATCATGATCCCGACGAAGTGGGGGAGCTACCCGGCGTACAACGACCCGGTGTACGACCCGCTGTGGTCGGTGTGCGCCGAGGCCGGTCTGGTCGTGCACACCCATTCCGGGGTCGGGCCGACGGACTACACCTGGGCGCCGGGCTTCCTGTCGATCTACGCCACCGAGGCGTACTGGTGGGCGGCGCGGCCGTTGTGGGCGCTGCTGCTCGGCGGTGTCTTCGAACGCCACCCAAAGCTGCGCTATGCGCTGGCGGAGAACGGTGCCTGGTGGGTGCCGGACATCCTGACCCGGATGGACGCGAAGTGGGAGGGCGACCACTCCACCCGCAAGTTCGGGCCGAAGACGTTCCGCGACGGGATGACGATGAAGCCGTCGGACTACTACAACCGCAACGTCTGGATGGCGTCGTCGGTCATGGGCCGCGTCGAGGTGGAGCGGCGTCATGAGATAGGCGTCGAACGGCTGATGTGGGGGCACGACTACCCACATCCGGAGGGCACCTGGCCGCGCACCAGGGAGTGGCTGCGCGACCGGTTCAGTGATGTGCCGGTGGCCGACACCCGCCGCATCCTCGGCCTGAACGCCGCCGAGCTGTACGGCTTCGACCTCGAGAAGCTCGCCCCGGTGGTCGACCGGATCGGATTGACGGTCGAGGACATCCACGGCCAGGGAGCCGCCGCGTGA
- a CDS encoding acetoacetate decarboxylase family protein: MGNRWVRTVEKKSEAEASIGAGLPPIPSLEVVYLTDPAVLAALLPPPLTPPAQPRVHVRVTDIDLHFGEYHYKELVGYIAVDAVYDGVTGEYPLLIPIDLESAISISREKHGEPKKLADLELTRDGDHVEGRITRGGVTFVEIIGDVTESLPVPEPYPATQWWYKFMPAVSGSGFDGDPLLVRLDQTRTPATVEKVEGKLVLRDEPTAPVVDLPVLETVSIHYTTRSSVNRASVVGPVDPVAFEPFAHARYDH; the protein is encoded by the coding sequence ATGGGGAACCGTTGGGTTCGCACCGTCGAGAAGAAGTCCGAGGCCGAGGCGAGCATCGGGGCGGGCCTGCCGCCGATCCCGTCGCTCGAGGTCGTCTACCTGACCGACCCCGCGGTGCTCGCCGCGCTGCTGCCGCCGCCGCTGACCCCGCCGGCGCAGCCCCGGGTGCACGTCCGGGTCACCGACATCGACCTGCACTTCGGCGAGTACCACTACAAGGAGCTCGTCGGCTACATCGCCGTCGACGCCGTCTACGACGGGGTGACCGGCGAGTACCCGCTGCTGATCCCGATCGACCTGGAGTCGGCGATCTCGATCAGCCGGGAGAAGCACGGCGAGCCGAAGAAGCTCGCCGACCTCGAGCTCACCCGGGACGGTGACCACGTCGAGGGGCGGATCACCCGGGGCGGCGTGACCTTCGTCGAGATCATCGGCGACGTCACCGAGAGCCTGCCGGTGCCGGAGCCGTATCCGGCCACCCAGTGGTGGTACAAGTTCATGCCCGCCGTCTCCGGTTCCGGCTTCGACGGCGACCCGCTGCTCGTCCGCCTCGACCAGACCCGCACCCCGGCGACCGTCGAGAAGGTGGAGGGCAAGCTCGTGCTGCGCGACGAGCCCACCGCCCCGGTCGTCGACCTGCCGGTGCTCGAGACCGTGTCGATCCACTACACCACCCGGTCCTCGGTGAACCGCGCCAGCGTCGTCGGCCCGGTCGACCCGGTCGCGTTCGAGCCGTTCGCGCACGCCCGCTACGACCACTGA
- a CDS encoding Rieske 2Fe-2S domain-containing protein: MTISGETRASRSGLTGVYGTSAVAATAADDLVGLPMPQRPDTLYDLSLRTRVRRERAPRFPFPVPNGWFIVARADEIEPGRTKTLFYFGKDLVLFRGNDGTPYLFDAYCPHLGANLGVGGKVVDGSLQCPFHGWRFDGASGACVEVPYDDNPYIPKTATARSYPVVERNHMIWAWHHLERAEPTYEVPEVAEFHDADWLPIVVKDFEVATCCQEMAENNVDTPHFLYVHGTPSIPEEEFQTDGHYKRTVGMNGNFVREGFGLGLGVLRVKGYTTFVSSTTPIDEENVHVRWIFTAPRSLGDDAAEKASLSFTAGVSQDLPIWENKIFKDPPVLRPSEKAVTEQRRWCQQFYSWPEGDPRRR, from the coding sequence ATGACGATCTCCGGCGAGACCAGGGCCAGCCGGTCCGGCCTGACCGGTGTCTACGGGACGTCGGCGGTCGCCGCGACGGCCGCCGACGACCTGGTCGGCCTGCCGATGCCGCAGCGGCCGGACACCCTCTATGACCTGTCCCTGCGTACCCGGGTCCGCCGGGAGCGGGCGCCGCGTTTCCCGTTCCCGGTCCCGAACGGCTGGTTCATCGTCGCCCGGGCCGACGAGATCGAGCCCGGCCGCACGAAGACGCTGTTCTACTTCGGCAAGGACCTGGTGCTCTTCCGGGGCAACGACGGGACTCCTTACCTGTTCGACGCCTACTGCCCGCACCTGGGCGCGAACCTCGGCGTCGGCGGGAAGGTCGTCGACGGCAGCCTGCAGTGCCCGTTCCACGGCTGGCGGTTCGACGGCGCGAGCGGTGCCTGCGTCGAGGTGCCGTACGACGACAACCCGTACATCCCGAAGACGGCCACCGCGCGCTCCTACCCGGTGGTCGAGCGCAACCACATGATCTGGGCCTGGCACCACCTGGAGCGGGCGGAGCCGACGTACGAGGTGCCCGAGGTCGCCGAGTTCCACGACGCCGACTGGCTGCCGATCGTGGTCAAGGACTTCGAGGTCGCGACCTGCTGCCAGGAGATGGCGGAGAACAACGTCGACACTCCGCACTTCCTGTACGTGCACGGCACGCCGTCGATCCCGGAGGAGGAGTTCCAGACCGACGGGCATTACAAGCGCACGGTCGGCATGAACGGGAACTTCGTGCGGGAGGGCTTCGGGCTGGGCCTCGGCGTGCTGCGGGTGAAGGGCTACACCACGTTCGTCTCCTCGACCACGCCGATCGACGAGGAGAACGTGCACGTCCGGTGGATCTTCACGGCGCCCCGGTCGCTCGGCGACGACGCCGCCGAGAAGGCGTCGCTCAGCTTCACCGCCGGCGTCAGCCAGGACCTGCCGATCTGGGAGAACAAGATCTTCAAGGACCCGCCGGTGCTGCGGCCGTCCGAGAAGGCCGTGACCGAGCAGCGCCGCTGGTGCCAGCAGTTCTACTCCTGGCCCGAGGGCGACCCCCGCCGCCGCTGA
- a CDS encoding GGDEF domain-containing protein, with the protein MSHDGDLTAGRRPPAASGHRRPADPAPGPTEAEAASAQVAPKAGTVSERAYWRLAGGTALLVLAALVPLDFLTGRQLVVFQGVTLVAASTFAVALAVFSIVRSRGVERRWRLLLSAGLLTTLIGALYWSIGWAVAGRTSLRLRAEDAVYLVAPLLGLVGLLSIPTGPADRSAGQRAPPSDDDGRRVAAVVVALDSLMIVVSMFLIAWVAVLKHVTESGLRGWPFVVALAYPLSEVALVVVALLLLTFRRPRNGRAMWLITAGLLFFSISESALVYLTARGPFHVEDTALYWVGTVIGPPVLALGMVIPPGPASTRQTGFGRVGREDLSLWAHAYLPYLPLGVASLLVVVPAVRGEALQGLTLQLSIALATLVAIRQLITVAQNTRLMASLRATQRGLRYQALHDPLTGLANRALFTSEVDQAVAAHQADGRPLVVLFCDLDDFKTVNDTLGHNAGDELLRAVAGRLRGAVRQEDLTARLGGDEFAVLMRDPSDDPRATGDGTAWRIREAMRPGFEVHGRRRDVQASVGVAVADGGSPVASTEELLHRADQAMYAAKNRRRRRTRRTVREPRRSARR; encoded by the coding sequence GTGTCGCACGACGGTGATCTCACGGCGGGCCGCCGCCCGCCCGCCGCGTCCGGACACCGCCGCCCCGCCGACCCGGCCCCGGGTCCGACCGAGGCGGAGGCGGCGAGCGCGCAGGTGGCGCCCAAGGCCGGGACGGTGAGCGAGCGGGCGTACTGGCGGCTGGCCGGTGGGACCGCGCTGCTGGTGCTGGCGGCGCTCGTGCCGCTGGACTTCCTGACCGGCCGGCAGCTGGTGGTCTTCCAGGGGGTGACCCTGGTCGCCGCCAGCACGTTCGCGGTCGCCCTGGCCGTCTTCTCCATCGTGCGCAGCCGAGGCGTCGAGCGCCGTTGGCGGCTGCTGCTGAGCGCTGGCCTGCTCACTACCCTGATCGGGGCGTTGTACTGGAGCATCGGCTGGGCGGTCGCCGGCCGCACCTCGCTCCGGCTGCGCGCCGAGGACGCGGTCTACCTCGTGGCCCCCCTGCTGGGCCTGGTGGGGCTGCTGAGCATCCCGACCGGGCCCGCCGACAGGTCAGCCGGACAGCGCGCGCCCCCATCCGATGACGACGGGCGCCGGGTCGCCGCGGTGGTGGTCGCGCTGGACAGTCTGATGATCGTGGTGTCGATGTTCCTGATCGCCTGGGTCGCGGTGCTGAAACACGTCACCGAAAGCGGCCTGCGCGGCTGGCCGTTCGTGGTGGCGCTCGCCTACCCGCTCAGCGAGGTGGCGCTGGTCGTGGTCGCCCTCCTGCTGCTGACGTTCCGACGGCCCCGCAACGGCCGGGCGATGTGGCTGATCACCGCCGGCCTGCTGTTCTTCTCCATCTCGGAGTCGGCGTTGGTGTACCTGACGGCGCGGGGGCCGTTCCACGTGGAGGACACGGCGCTGTACTGGGTCGGCACCGTCATCGGGCCGCCGGTGCTCGCGCTGGGGATGGTGATCCCGCCGGGACCCGCCAGCACGCGACAGACCGGCTTCGGCCGGGTTGGCAGGGAGGACCTGTCCCTGTGGGCTCATGCCTACCTGCCGTACCTGCCGCTGGGCGTCGCCTCGCTGCTCGTCGTCGTGCCCGCCGTGCGGGGGGAGGCGCTGCAGGGCCTCACCCTGCAGCTCTCGATCGCCCTCGCCACACTGGTCGCGATCCGGCAGCTGATCACGGTGGCGCAGAACACCCGGCTGATGGCCAGCCTGCGGGCGACCCAGCGCGGACTGCGCTACCAGGCGCTGCACGACCCGCTGACGGGCCTCGCCAACCGCGCCCTGTTCACGTCCGAGGTCGACCAGGCCGTCGCCGCGCACCAGGCCGACGGCCGGCCGCTCGTGGTGCTGTTCTGCGACCTCGACGACTTCAAGACGGTCAACGACACCCTGGGGCACAACGCCGGCGACGAGCTGCTGCGCGCGGTCGCCGGCCGGCTGCGCGGCGCCGTCCGCCAGGAGGACCTCACCGCCCGCCTCGGTGGCGACGAGTTCGCCGTCCTGATGCGGGACCCGTCCGACGATCCGCGCGCGACCGGCGACGGTACCGCCTGGCGCATCCGGGAGGCGATGCGCCCGGGGTTCGAGGTGCACGGGCGGCGGCGCGACGTCCAGGCCAGCGTCGGTGTCGCCGTGGCCGACGGCGGATCCCCGGTCGCCAGCACCGAGGAGCTGCTCCACCGCGCCGACCAGGCGATGTACGCCGCCAAGAACCGCCGCCGTCGCCGCACTCGCCGGACCGTCCGCGAGCCACGCCGATCCGCTCGCCGCTGA
- a CDS encoding VOC family protein → MRFVSIRIITDDVPRLVAFYEQVTETTATWSADVFAELTVSSFTLAIASSRTVPLFGPGCAQAAANRTVITEFIVDDVGAEYERIKGITTDFVNEPTTMPWGNRALLFRDPDGNLVNLFTPVTPDAIAKFGR, encoded by the coding sequence ATGCGGTTCGTCTCGATTCGGATCATCACCGACGACGTCCCTCGACTCGTCGCGTTCTACGAGCAGGTCACCGAGACCACGGCGACCTGGTCGGCCGACGTCTTCGCCGAGCTGACCGTGTCGTCGTTCACGCTGGCGATCGCCAGCTCGCGCACCGTGCCACTGTTCGGACCGGGCTGCGCCCAGGCCGCCGCCAACCGCACGGTGATCACCGAGTTCATCGTTGACGACGTCGGTGCCGAGTACGAGCGCATCAAGGGCATCACGACCGACTTCGTCAACGAGCCGACGACGATGCCGTGGGGCAACCGCGCGCTGCTGTTCCGCGACCCCGACGGCAACCTGGTGAACCTCTTCACCCCGGTCACCCCGGACGCCATCGCCAAGTTCGGTCGATAG
- a CDS encoding helix-turn-helix transcriptional regulator, with the protein MARPTARVLALLETLQSGGTHTVAELAARLEVDERTVRRYVGHLLDLDVPVRSVRGRHGGYRLAPGYRMPPLMLTDSEALAVLLGLVAGQRAGLVTTADATADGAAAIDGAEAIDGAEAINSTAAIDSAAGKLRRVLPEALGRRLAALLETVEFTAPARPAVTTTETGVLLLLAEAARERQPVSISYTASDGRHSARTVYPYGIVAHSGRWYVTGGDSESGQVRTFRLDRISLPRALPGSFDVPAGFDPAGQVLAGIARAPWRHEVSLRVQGTADRVRARLPTGIAVVGPTGGDEPADGWVRVRIRAERLDWLPEMIASLGRPFVIERPDELRQLMRSYGQRLAACAAVTTDADARTAWTTEQRTE; encoded by the coding sequence ATGGCCCGTCCGACCGCGCGCGTGCTCGCCCTGCTCGAGACCCTCCAGTCCGGAGGAACGCACACCGTCGCGGAGCTGGCGGCCCGGCTCGAGGTGGACGAGCGCACCGTGCGCCGCTACGTCGGCCATCTCCTCGACCTCGATGTCCCGGTGCGTTCCGTGCGCGGCCGACACGGCGGCTACCGACTGGCCCCCGGATACCGCATGCCGCCGTTGATGCTCACCGACTCCGAGGCGCTCGCCGTCCTGCTCGGCCTGGTCGCCGGCCAGCGTGCCGGCCTGGTGACCACTGCCGACGCGACGGCCGACGGCGCCGCGGCGATCGATGGGGCGGAGGCGATCGATGGGGCCGAGGCGATCAACAGCACGGCGGCGATCGACAGCGCCGCCGGCAAGCTGCGCCGCGTGCTCCCGGAGGCGCTGGGCCGCCGGCTGGCCGCGCTGCTGGAGACCGTCGAGTTCACGGCACCCGCCCGCCCGGCGGTCACCACGACCGAGACGGGTGTCCTCCTGCTGCTGGCCGAGGCCGCGCGCGAACGCCAGCCGGTCTCGATCAGCTACACGGCCTCCGACGGTCGGCACAGCGCGCGCACGGTGTATCCATACGGGATCGTCGCCCATTCCGGCCGCTGGTACGTGACGGGAGGCGACTCCGAGAGCGGACAGGTACGCACCTTCCGGTTGGACCGGATCAGCCTGCCGCGGGCGCTGCCCGGGTCGTTCGACGTCCCTGCCGGGTTCGATCCGGCCGGCCAGGTCCTGGCCGGGATCGCCCGGGCGCCGTGGCGACATGAGGTCTCGCTGCGCGTCCAGGGGACGGCGGACCGCGTGCGTGCGCGGCTCCCGACCGGCATCGCGGTGGTTGGGCCGACCGGCGGGGACGAACCGGCCGACGGGTGGGTCAGAGTTCGGATCCGGGCCGAGCGGCTGGACTGGCTCCCCGAGATGATCGCCAGCCTGGGCCGGCCTTTCGTCATCGAGCGACCAGACGAGCTGCGCCAGCTGATGCGCTCGTACGGCCAGCGGCTCGCGGCCTGCGCCGCCGTCACCACCGACGCCGACGCGCGGACGGCCTGGACGACCGAACAACGGACAGAGTGA
- a CDS encoding class I SAM-dependent methyltransferase — protein sequence MPTGPRRHWNHNTHYHRLVLAEVAPAAKTALDVGTGDGLLAADLRELVPNVTGIDRDAAVVERARRSGADVDWVVADVMSCALPENHFDVVGSIATVHHLPDLGAGLQRLAALTAPGGALIVVGCARSGNVVDLAVDGVGVVQTQVYRRTRGLWRHTAPVQLDYPHTYAQVRKIASTVLPGMRWRRLPLFRYAVTWRKPA from the coding sequence GTGCCTACTGGTCCGCGTCGCCACTGGAACCACAACACGCACTACCACCGGCTGGTCCTGGCCGAGGTGGCGCCAGCTGCGAAGACGGCGCTTGACGTCGGCACCGGTGATGGCCTGCTGGCGGCTGACCTTCGGGAGCTCGTTCCGAACGTGACGGGCATCGATCGGGACGCCGCGGTGGTCGAGCGCGCGCGCCGGTCTGGCGCGGACGTCGACTGGGTGGTGGCGGACGTGATGAGTTGCGCGCTGCCCGAGAACCACTTCGACGTCGTCGGCTCGATCGCGACCGTTCACCATCTGCCGGACCTGGGCGCCGGCCTGCAGAGGCTGGCCGCCCTTACGGCCCCGGGAGGGGCGTTGATCGTGGTCGGGTGCGCGCGGAGCGGGAACGTCGTCGATCTCGCCGTGGATGGCGTCGGCGTCGTCCAGACCCAGGTGTACAGGCGCACTCGTGGGCTCTGGCGCCACACGGCGCCGGTTCAGCTGGACTACCCCCACACCTACGCCCAGGTACGCAAGATCGCCTCGACCGTTCTTCCCGGGATGCGCTGGCGGCGACTTCCGCTGTTTCGCTATGCGGTGACCTGGCGTAAGCCCGCCTGA
- a CDS encoding NAD(P)H-dependent flavin oxidoreductase, which produces MPTDALSPVPLPNRVSRLLGVRIPIVQAPMTYIAGARLAAAVSNAGALGIIETTSPQGREDLKRVRDLTDQPVGANVALAMRKDPSVIDLLVEAGISAVFTSAGDPTALTDRLHDAGLTVFHVVGSLRNALKAADAGVDGLVVEGVEGGGFKSAKAASTLVLLPLVASQVALPIISAGGICDGPSMAAAIVLGAEGVQMGTRMLASRESPLHDNVKNAVLGADETGTVMISVPGLPTMRVLRTAAAERVLASGRPEVGLDGIPALYFGGDLTASLANTGQVAGRIERVEPVADIVHETWTGCRRVLAAASSRANGWQ; this is translated from the coding sequence TTGCCCACAGACGCTCTTTCGCCTGTGCCCTTACCCAACCGGGTCTCCCGGCTGCTCGGCGTGCGGATCCCCATCGTCCAGGCACCGATGACCTACATCGCTGGAGCGAGGCTCGCCGCAGCGGTGTCGAACGCCGGGGCGCTGGGGATCATCGAGACCACCTCACCGCAGGGCCGTGAGGATCTGAAGAGGGTCCGTGACCTCACCGACCAGCCGGTCGGCGCCAACGTCGCGCTCGCGATGCGCAAGGATCCCAGCGTCATCGATCTCCTGGTGGAGGCCGGTATCAGCGCGGTGTTCACCTCGGCCGGCGACCCGACTGCGCTGACCGACCGCCTGCACGACGCGGGATTGACGGTGTTCCATGTCGTCGGGAGCCTGCGCAACGCTCTCAAGGCCGCCGATGCCGGGGTGGACGGCCTCGTCGTCGAGGGTGTCGAGGGCGGTGGGTTCAAGAGCGCCAAGGCCGCGTCGACGCTCGTGCTGCTGCCGCTGGTCGCGTCCCAGGTAGCTCTTCCGATCATCTCGGCCGGCGGAATCTGCGACGGGCCGTCGATGGCCGCCGCTATCGTGCTCGGGGCCGAGGGCGTGCAGATGGGCACCCGGATGCTGGCGTCCCGGGAGTCGCCGCTGCACGACAACGTCAAGAACGCGGTGCTGGGGGCGGACGAGACCGGCACCGTCATGATCTCGGTCCCCGGCCTGCCGACCATGCGGGTGCTGCGGACGGCGGCGGCGGAACGGGTACTGGCCTCCGGTCGCCCGGAGGTGGGCCTGGACGGCATTCCTGCGCTCTACTTCGGCGGTGACCTCACGGCCAGCCTCGCCAACACCGGCCAGGTCGCCGGCCGCATCGAACGCGTCGAACCGGTGGCGGACATCGTCCACGAGACGTGGACCGGCTGCCGCCGCGTCCTCGCAGCGGCCAGCTCGCGCGCCAACGGTTGGCAGTGA
- a CDS encoding GNAT family N-acetyltransferase, with protein sequence MPAPVEVRRATAADAVAMAGLADRAYRPYVARMDGRRPGPLDTDYAATIDHAEVWVVDGTAYRLRAFLVLVPGPDGLLLENVAVDPAAQGQGLGGALLDLAEERARAHAHTSIWLYTHVSMVENQRIYAARGYVETHRATENGLERIFYRKTVG encoded by the coding sequence GTGCCAGCGCCCGTCGAGGTCCGCCGCGCCACGGCGGCCGACGCGGTCGCGATGGCCGGACTCGCGGATCGGGCATACCGGCCGTACGTAGCCCGGATGGATGGGCGACGCCCGGGGCCGCTGGACACGGACTACGCCGCCACCATCGACCACGCCGAGGTCTGGGTCGTCGACGGGACAGCGTACCGGCTGCGTGCCTTCCTGGTGCTGGTCCCCGGACCGGACGGTCTGTTGCTCGAGAACGTCGCCGTCGACCCGGCGGCCCAGGGCCAGGGGCTGGGTGGCGCGCTGCTCGACCTCGCGGAGGAACGGGCTCGGGCGCACGCCCACACGTCGATCTGGCTCTACACCCACGTCTCCATGGTGGAGAACCAACGGATCTACGCCGCCCGCGGCTACGTGGAAACCCACCGCGCCACCGAGAACGGCCTCGAGCGGATCTTCTACCGCAAGACCGTCGGCTGA
- a CDS encoding amidohydrolase family protein: MVKLAEGLRVIDADAHMTERHDLFTERAPKGYEDRVPHVERIDGVDMWVIEGKTFGKAGSGGTIDHDGKKHPFRDSQGGSWGIGDVHPAAWDPAERLRLMDQLGIDTQILYPNAIGLGGQNLRNSVQDTDLLRLCVEMYNDAMQEIQAESGNRLLPMPIMPAWDLQGCVREAERCAAMGARGINMTAHPQDSGSPDLGDPAWDALWDVCAGLNLPVHFHIGASQTSLSYFGTTYWPSQDDYVKPAIGGASLFQNNSQLLLNSCYSGMFDRNPNLKMVSVESGIGWVPFMLEAMDYELEENAPKWAKKLKKRPSEYFQSNWYATFWFETGRGDLQHLVDQVGEDNIMFETDFPHPTSLHPDPVGMVSEKIATLRPETQQKIMGGNAAKLYRV, from the coding sequence GTGGTCAAGTTGGCTGAAGGTCTGCGGGTGATCGACGCGGACGCTCACATGACCGAGCGGCACGATCTGTTTACCGAGCGGGCCCCGAAGGGGTACGAGGACCGGGTGCCGCACGTCGAGCGGATCGACGGCGTCGACATGTGGGTCATCGAGGGCAAGACGTTCGGCAAGGCCGGCTCGGGCGGCACCATCGACCACGACGGGAAGAAGCACCCGTTCCGCGACTCCCAGGGCGGTTCCTGGGGGATCGGCGACGTGCACCCGGCGGCGTGGGACCCGGCCGAACGCCTGCGGCTGATGGACCAGCTGGGCATCGACACGCAGATCCTCTACCCGAACGCGATCGGGCTCGGCGGCCAGAACCTGCGGAACTCGGTCCAGGACACGGACCTCCTGCGGCTCTGCGTCGAGATGTACAACGACGCGATGCAGGAGATCCAGGCGGAGTCCGGCAACCGGCTGCTGCCGATGCCGATCATGCCGGCCTGGGACCTCCAGGGCTGCGTCCGCGAGGCGGAGCGCTGCGCGGCGATGGGCGCCCGTGGAATCAACATGACCGCCCACCCGCAGGACTCGGGCTCGCCCGACCTCGGCGACCCGGCCTGGGACGCGCTCTGGGACGTCTGTGCCGGGCTGAACCTGCCGGTGCACTTCCACATCGGCGCGAGCCAGACGTCGCTGTCCTACTTCGGCACGACGTACTGGCCCAGCCAGGACGACTACGTCAAGCCGGCGATCGGCGGCGCGTCCCTGTTCCAGAACAACTCGCAGCTGCTGCTCAACAGCTGCTACTCCGGGATGTTCGACCGCAACCCCAACCTGAAGATGGTCTCCGTCGAGAGCGGCATCGGCTGGGTGCCGTTCATGCTCGAGGCGATGGACTACGAGTTGGAGGAGAACGCGCCCAAGTGGGCGAAGAAGCTCAAGAAGCGTCCGTCGGAGTATTTCCAGAGCAACTGGTACGCCACGTTCTGGTTCGAGACCGGCCGCGGGGATCTGCAGCACCTCGTCGACCAGGTCGGCGAGGACAACATCATGTTCGAGACCGACTTCCCGCACCCGACGTCCCTGCATCCGGACCCCGTCGGCATGGTCAGCGAGAAGATCGCCACTCTGCGCCCGGAGACCCAGCAGAAGATCATGGGCGGGAACGCCGCCAAGCTCTACCGAGTCTGA